From a region of the Falco peregrinus isolate bFalPer1 chromosome 5, bFalPer1.pri, whole genome shotgun sequence genome:
- the STARD3NL gene encoding STARD3 N-terminal-like protein isoform X1, giving the protein MNRVPGDAENAHSSHVESCPSLRDVHSINPAQLMARIESYEGREKKGISDVRRTFCLFVTFDLLFITLLWIIELNVKGGIETTLEKEVLQYDYSSSYFDIFLLAVFRFKVLILAYAMCRLRHWWAIAFTTAVTSAFLLAKVIISQLFSQGAFGYVLPIISFILAWIETWFLDFKVLPQEAEEENRFLIAQDASERAALLHPGVLSDGQFYSPPESVAGSDEDSEEKQDSEKPVV; this is encoded by the exons ATGAATCGGGTGCCAGGTGATGCAGAAAATGCTCACAGTAGCCATGTGGAATCCTGTCCTTCCTTGCGGGATGTCCACTCCATCAACCCAGCGCAGCTGATGGCAAGGATTGAGTCATatgaaggcagagagaagaaaggcatATCGGATGTCAGAAGgactttctgtttgtttgttacATTTGATCTCTTATTCATAACCTTGCTGTGGATAATAGAATTAAAT GTGAAAGGAGGCATTGAGACTACCTTAGAGAAAGAAGTCCTACAGTATGACTACTCTTCTTCATATTTTGATATATTT CTACTGGCAGTCTTTCGATTTAAGGTGTTAATACTTGCATATGCAATGTGCAGACTGCGCCATTGGTGGGCAATAGCT TTTACAACAGCAGTGACCAGTGCCTTTTTATTAGcaaaagtaattatttcacAG CTGTTCTCACAGGGTGCATTTGGCTATGTGCTGCCCATCATATCCTTCATACTTGCCTGGATTGAAACTTGGTTCTTGGACTTTAAAGTGTTACCGcaagaagctgaagaagaaaaca GATTTTTGATAGCACAGGATGCTTCTGAACGAGCAGCTCTTCTTCACCCAGGAGTCCTCTCTGACGGGCAGTTCTATTCTCCTCCTGAATCTGTGGCAG
- the STARD3NL gene encoding STARD3 N-terminal-like protein isoform X3, with protein MNRVPGDAENAHSSHVESCPSLRDVHSINPAQLMARIESYEGREKKGISDVRRTFCLFVTFDLLFITLLWIIELNVKGGIETTLEKEVLQYDYSSSYFDIFFTTAVTSAFLLAKVIISQLFSQGAFGYVLPIISFILAWIETWFLDFKVLPQEAEEENRFLIAQDASERAALLHPGVLSDGQFYSPPESVAGSDEDSEEKQDSEKPVV; from the exons ATGAATCGGGTGCCAGGTGATGCAGAAAATGCTCACAGTAGCCATGTGGAATCCTGTCCTTCCTTGCGGGATGTCCACTCCATCAACCCAGCGCAGCTGATGGCAAGGATTGAGTCATatgaaggcagagagaagaaaggcatATCGGATGTCAGAAGgactttctgtttgtttgttacATTTGATCTCTTATTCATAACCTTGCTGTGGATAATAGAATTAAAT GTGAAAGGAGGCATTGAGACTACCTTAGAGAAAGAAGTCCTACAGTATGACTACTCTTCTTCATATTTTGATATATTT TTTACAACAGCAGTGACCAGTGCCTTTTTATTAGcaaaagtaattatttcacAG CTGTTCTCACAGGGTGCATTTGGCTATGTGCTGCCCATCATATCCTTCATACTTGCCTGGATTGAAACTTGGTTCTTGGACTTTAAAGTGTTACCGcaagaagctgaagaagaaaaca GATTTTTGATAGCACAGGATGCTTCTGAACGAGCAGCTCTTCTTCACCCAGGAGTCCTCTCTGACGGGCAGTTCTATTCTCCTCCTGAATCTGTGGCAG
- the STARD3NL gene encoding STARD3 N-terminal-like protein isoform X2 gives MNRVPGDAENAHSSHVESCPSLRDVHSINPAQLMARIESYEGREKKGISDVRRTFCLFVTFDLLFITLLWIIELNVKGGIETTLEKEVLQYDYSSSYFDIFLLAVFRFKVLILAYAMCRLRHWWAIALFSQGAFGYVLPIISFILAWIETWFLDFKVLPQEAEEENRFLIAQDASERAALLHPGVLSDGQFYSPPESVAGSDEDSEEKQDSEKPVV, from the exons ATGAATCGGGTGCCAGGTGATGCAGAAAATGCTCACAGTAGCCATGTGGAATCCTGTCCTTCCTTGCGGGATGTCCACTCCATCAACCCAGCGCAGCTGATGGCAAGGATTGAGTCATatgaaggcagagagaagaaaggcatATCGGATGTCAGAAGgactttctgtttgtttgttacATTTGATCTCTTATTCATAACCTTGCTGTGGATAATAGAATTAAAT GTGAAAGGAGGCATTGAGACTACCTTAGAGAAAGAAGTCCTACAGTATGACTACTCTTCTTCATATTTTGATATATTT CTACTGGCAGTCTTTCGATTTAAGGTGTTAATACTTGCATATGCAATGTGCAGACTGCGCCATTGGTGGGCAATAGCT CTGTTCTCACAGGGTGCATTTGGCTATGTGCTGCCCATCATATCCTTCATACTTGCCTGGATTGAAACTTGGTTCTTGGACTTTAAAGTGTTACCGcaagaagctgaagaagaaaaca GATTTTTGATAGCACAGGATGCTTCTGAACGAGCAGCTCTTCTTCACCCAGGAGTCCTCTCTGACGGGCAGTTCTATTCTCCTCCTGAATCTGTGGCAG
- the STARD3NL gene encoding STARD3 N-terminal-like protein isoform X4, giving the protein MNRVPGDAENAHSSHVESCPSLRDVHSINPAQLMARIESYEGREKKGISDVRRTFCLFVTFDLLFITLLWIIELNVKGGIETTLEKEVLQYDYSSSYFDIFLFSQGAFGYVLPIISFILAWIETWFLDFKVLPQEAEEENRFLIAQDASERAALLHPGVLSDGQFYSPPESVAGSDEDSEEKQDSEKPVV; this is encoded by the exons ATGAATCGGGTGCCAGGTGATGCAGAAAATGCTCACAGTAGCCATGTGGAATCCTGTCCTTCCTTGCGGGATGTCCACTCCATCAACCCAGCGCAGCTGATGGCAAGGATTGAGTCATatgaaggcagagagaagaaaggcatATCGGATGTCAGAAGgactttctgtttgtttgttacATTTGATCTCTTATTCATAACCTTGCTGTGGATAATAGAATTAAAT GTGAAAGGAGGCATTGAGACTACCTTAGAGAAAGAAGTCCTACAGTATGACTACTCTTCTTCATATTTTGATATATTT CTGTTCTCACAGGGTGCATTTGGCTATGTGCTGCCCATCATATCCTTCATACTTGCCTGGATTGAAACTTGGTTCTTGGACTTTAAAGTGTTACCGcaagaagctgaagaagaaaaca GATTTTTGATAGCACAGGATGCTTCTGAACGAGCAGCTCTTCTTCACCCAGGAGTCCTCTCTGACGGGCAGTTCTATTCTCCTCCTGAATCTGTGGCAG